A window of Conger conger chromosome 13, fConCon1.1, whole genome shotgun sequence contains these coding sequences:
- the LOC133107391 gene encoding olfactory receptor 52D1-like, giving the protein MDNGSVTSFILMAYTQLEDHRYVYFTGFLLLFIIMVFANVVLIFVIFTNRSLHEPMYFLMCNLAVNGIYGSISLLPSVLGYLMSQSYEMSLTACLLQIFCMHTYASVEFNILAVMGYDRFVAICQPLHYHQIMSHRKVCALIAFSWIYPCTVFGLYFILTVQRTFCHRFIEKLHCSNFELVILSCLEISIHSIVGLVVNVFLITLQFLMILFSYAQILKICLFASRDSQKKAIQTCTPHLLAVINYAVGCFFEVFQSRFNMNHVPYKARIFMSLYFLIFPPLFNPVVYGVSIQAIRVQIFKLFITCKNKITQLSVMMN; this is encoded by the coding sequence ATGGACAATGGATCAGTGACATCATTCATATTGATGGCATACACTCAACTAGAAGACCATAGATATGTATACTTCACAGGATTCCTGCTTTTGTTCATCATTATGGTATTTGCAAATGTAGTTCTTATTTTCGTAATTTTCACAAACAGAAGTCTACATGAAcccatgtattttttaatgtgtAATTTAGCAGTGAATGGAATTTATGGCAGCATATCTTTGTTACCATCAGTACTTGGTTATTTAATGTCTCAGTCTTATGAAATGTCTCTAACTGCTTGTCTTTTACAGATCTTTTGTATGCACACATATGCTTCAGttgaatttaatattttagcAGTGATGGGCTATGACCGGTTTGTTGCCATTTGTCAGCCATTACACTATCACCAAATAATGTCGCACAGAAAAGTGTGTGCCCTTATTGCTTTTTCCTGGATTTATCCTTGTACTGTTTTTGGGCTCTATTTCATATTAACTGTACAGCGTACATTTTGTCACAGGTTCATTGAAAAGCTGCATTGCAGCAATTTTGAATTAGTCATACTCTCTTGTCTTGAAATTTCAATTCACAGCATAGTTGGCCttgttgtaaatgtttttttaattactctGCAGTTCCTCATGATACTATTTTCATATGCACAAATACTCAAAATCTGCCTGTTTGCTTCTAGAGATTCCCAGAAGAAAGCAATTCAAACATGTACCCCACACTTACTGGCTGTCATTAACTACGCAGTGGGATGCTTTTTTGAAGTCTTTCAAAGTCGTTTCAACATGAATCATGTACCTTATAAAGCTCGCATATTCATGTCCCTTTACTTCCTGATATTTCCCCCATTGTTTAATCCTGTTGTTTATGGAGTTAGCATTCAAGCCATCAGGGTTCAGATTTTCAAACTCTTTATAACTTGTAAAAATAAGATAACACAACTGTCGGTGATGATGAATTAG